The DNA window CTCGCCCGCTACCGTGATCAAGCTGAACCAGGCACTCGCGGTCGCACTGGGGCTTCCTTGAGCAACGAGGCATGACGATGGTTGTGGTGAGCCACGAGATGGGCTTCGCGAAGGCGGGCCGCCGATCGAGTCGTCTTCATGAGCGACGGCAAAGAGCGTCGAGGAAGCGCCGCCCAACGAGTTCTTCGACAACCCCAAGAATCCACGCACGCAGCAGTTTCTGAGCCGCATCCTGTAGTCATGCTGGCCTTCGATGTGGTGATCCGGCGCTTCGAGCGCGGCGCCTCGGCCGAGGCTAGGCGGAGTGTTTTCGTCTCCGGTGGTAGCTAGCGACGGGTCGACGCTCGGGGTCGACTTCCGCGGGCGGAATGGCGTACGGGTGCCCGTCGTCGCCCATGGCGAGTTTCCAGCCGGTGTTGTGTATGTCGCGGTGGCATTCGGTGCACACGAGGGCGAGGTTGTTCAGATTCGTTGGGCCATCGTCGTTCCAGTAGATGACGTGGTGGACTTGGCACCATTGTGCTGGGCGCCCGCACATCACGCAACAGCGGTCACGGATGATGACCGCCTCGCGTAGAGAGTTGGATGCGAGCCGAAAGCTGCGGCCGAGTGCGAGGGGGACTCCGTGGTGGTCCACGATCACCGGTGTGAGGTCGGCGTCGCAGGAGAGGAATTCGGCGAGTTTGTGGCTGATGGGCCCGGTCCAGTCCAGCCAGAACGGCCAGTCACTGTCACTGGGACTCGGACGATCGTGCCGCTGAGTTGCGTTGTGACGGCTAGCATTCTCCGCGTCGGTAGGTTTCTTCAGCAGGTCGGCAAGTGACACGGTCAAGTTGACATTGACTCCGCCCGATCCGGTGCCTGTTCGGGCGTGCAAGTAGCGGTCGAGGAGTTCGCTGAGGCCGTCGGCGTTGCGTCTGTCCGGTGTGCGCGGGTCACGGGTGCCGTCGGGTGCGGGTTTGGGCGCGGTCAGCGGTGACAGGGCAGTTTTGAGCTTCTCGACGGTCAGTTTGTCGAGGTTGCCTTCGATCTTGCTGCGGCCGTTGGCCAGTGGGTAGATGCCGAGTCGGTTGAGGGCCCTGTTCTCGGATACCGGCAGCGGCGGCGGGGGCTGCGGTGTGTCGTGTCGGCGGGTGTCATCGTGCAGGCCGGGATGTTCGTGGTCGGAATCTTTGTCGTCGGAATTTTCATCGTCCACGGAGTCGTCGGGGCTGTTGCTTCGCTCGGACTTACGCCGTTCTTCCTCGCGGCGCTCCTGCTCCCTGCGCTGCCGTTCGGCCTCGTGGCGGGCTCGGGCGTCGTTGGCGGCGTGCTGGGCCAGTTCTTGGCCGCGGTCGTGCACGTCTTTGGCGAGGCCGCGGGTGGCGACGTCCAGCAGTACCGCGATAATGTCCGTCTGCCTGGACTCGGTGAGGGTGGGGTCGGCCGCGAGAACGGTGGCGATCCCGTCGGCGATGGCTTTGACGTGCAGGTAGTGGATAGTGCCGTCGGTGAGGGCTTCGGCGACGGTGGGGTTGTGCCACAGCCACTTTCCGAGTGCCATCTGGTGGGCGATGTTCCCCTCGGGGAGCCGCACCGCTTTGGCGTACCAGCGTTTGATGGAGGAGTGCCCGAGTTGCAGTGCGAGTCCTCGCCGATCTGCTTCGGTGAGCATCGCCAGTCGTGATGCGGCGAGCTGCGTCTCGGCAGTGTGGATGTGCGCGAGGCCGGTCACGATGTCCTGGTCGGACAGCGTGTGCGCTGTGGTGAAGTCCCCCAACTTCTGCATGCCAGGGAATGTACAACCGCCTACCGACAAGAATGGTCGAGTCCGTCTCGATCGCGCCGATTCCTCGAAACTGCAGACCAACCAGGTGGTATGAATTGCAGACCGGACACCCACCGGGCGTCGGTAGCCACTGCAGTCGAGAGCAAGGAACGCCCATGACGATGCCCGCAGGATGGCATGCAGACCCGGAAGGCTCCGGGCAACTCCGGTGGTGGGACGGGCAGCAATGGACGTCGTCGCTGCAGCCGCCGCCGTATTCGGCGCAGACTCCGAACGGTCAACAGTCCGGCGGGCAGCCGAGTAAGAAGTGGCCGTGGGTAGTCGGCGGTCTCGTCGGAGTCCTGGTGCTCATCGGAATCATCGGTGCGTTGACTTCCGGAGATGACGCGTCCGATGTTGCGGCGGTGCAGGAAACGACGGTGCGAGCAACGCCGGAACGAGCTCCGGTCACGTCGACAACGACGGTT is part of the Rhodococcus sovatensis genome and encodes:
- a CDS encoding HNH endonuclease, translating into MQKLGDFTTAHTLSDQDIVTGLAHIHTAETQLAASRLAMLTEADRRGLALQLGHSSIKRWYAKAVRLPEGNIAHQMALGKWLWHNPTVAEALTDGTIHYLHVKAIADGIATVLAADPTLTESRQTDIIAVLLDVATRGLAKDVHDRGQELAQHAANDARARHEAERQRREQERREEERRKSERSNSPDDSVDDENSDDKDSDHEHPGLHDDTRRHDTPQPPPPLPVSENRALNRLGIYPLANGRSKIEGNLDKLTVEKLKTALSPLTAPKPAPDGTRDPRTPDRRNADGLSELLDRYLHARTGTGSGGVNVNLTVSLADLLKKPTDAENASRHNATQRHDRPSPSDSDWPFWLDWTGPISHKLAEFLSCDADLTPVIVDHHGVPLALGRSFRLASNSLREAVIIRDRCCVMCGRPAQWCQVHHVIYWNDDGPTNLNNLALVCTECHRDIHNTGWKLAMGDDGHPYAIPPAEVDPERRPVASYHRRRKHSA